A window of the Comamonas sp. Y33R10-2 genome harbors these coding sequences:
- a CDS encoding 16S rRNA pseudouridine(516) synthase produces the protein MQLQDMLYSQGFGIRRVCSGLVQQGWVELWNTETQSWGVVLDSTLDIDSEGMSFKVQGVEWEYHALGYVLLNKPAGTECSQKPSAHPSIYSLLPSPLRLRPNKGAVQGVQAVGRLDQDTTGLLLLSDDGQFIHRMSSPKKHVSKVYRVTCKHPVDAKQVQNLLDGVVLDDDPKPVKAAACELIDTHVLDLTLTEGKYHQVKRMLAAVGNRVEGLHRWRIGGLVLPADLKPGEWRWLTADELELLKPGN, from the coding sequence ATGCAGCTACAGGATATGTTGTATTCACAGGGCTTTGGCATTCGTCGTGTGTGCTCCGGTTTGGTGCAACAAGGCTGGGTGGAGCTGTGGAACACCGAGACGCAGTCTTGGGGTGTTGTGCTTGACTCTACTTTAGACATTGATTCCGAGGGGATGAGCTTTAAGGTGCAAGGCGTTGAGTGGGAGTATCACGCCTTGGGTTATGTGCTGTTGAACAAGCCTGCTGGCACAGAGTGCTCGCAAAAACCTTCAGCCCACCCTAGCATCTACAGCTTGCTGCCATCACCTTTGCGTCTGCGTCCCAACAAGGGAGCAGTTCAAGGTGTGCAGGCGGTGGGGCGCCTAGACCAAGACACGACAGGTTTGTTGCTTCTTAGTGATGATGGGCAGTTCATTCATCGCATGTCTTCGCCGAAAAAGCATGTCTCTAAAGTTTATCGCGTAACGTGCAAGCACCCGGTAGATGCCAAGCAGGTGCAAAACTTGTTGGATGGCGTTGTACTGGATGATGATCCCAAGCCTGTGAAGGCTGCAGCATGTGAGCTAATTGATACACATGTGCTGGATTTGACGCTGACAGAAGGCAAATACCACCAAGTCAAGCGTATGTTGGCGGCAGTCGGCAATCGGGTGGAAGGTTTGCACCGCTGGCGCATTGGTGGACTGGTGTTGCCAGCCGATCTGAAGCCGGGTGAATGGCGCTGGCTAACTGCGGATGAGCTGGAGTTGCTCAAACCCGGTAACTAA